Genomic DNA from Perca flavescens isolate YP-PL-M2 chromosome 23, PFLA_1.0, whole genome shotgun sequence:
gtgttggaattttaaactccggtggatttatgaggactatggttaactgctcctcagatctctgcagggtaaatccagacagctagctagactatctgtccaatctgagttttttgtgGCACgactaaaataacttttgaacgtacaaatgttccaccaaaacaagttccttcctctGAGGCTATTAAGGCAGCGGCACTGTGGCTCTGCCCAGTGCTAAGCGCCGctcatgacaattgtgattggtttaaagaaatgccaaaaaatctgagcacgtttttctcccatcccggaattctgtgtggattagccagactctcctccgcagcgctatggaggaaggtctggcaaagacAAACTCATGTCTTCTTCATCTTAAATAGAGCATTTGCTTCAACAGAAATGTTTTAACAATcttgatttgtttttctaaCTCTGGAGAACTCTCTAGGATTTAAAAGTTGGACTCAATTTTCCTGTTTTAACCAAGTTATTGGATTCTGATTTATCTGATTGTTTTTAGTATATCTAGTAGTTGGGACTACAGCGAGGATTTGCAATGACCTCGGTTCAGTTTTGCTGTGTCCAGGAATTCTCTGAGAGCCATTCTGGGAAGGCATATGTTGGCCTTTGTTGTGGCCTGACAGTGACTGGGACATGATAACAACTTTGTGTGACTGTACATCTGTGTGTTTTAGTAGCCTATATTTGCACACATACAAAGATTGCATTTCGGTGTGCTTCCCTAGTTGAATCTGTGGCTGTAGTTTGATGGTTAAAAAGCCTTCTAAGGGAAGTGGGTGTCATGAAGATAACCTGGGAGAATGTGCTGAGCTGGGCTGGATGTTCTGCAGGAAGGAAAAGTGTGGTGATCCACAAGCAGGAACTCACATTCTGTCAACTTAGTACACCCCTACACACGCACACTCCAACCCCCCTAACTGCCATCTGTATTTCTGCCTCTGTCAGGCCTTTTCCCtgaccaaaaacacacacacatatcacacacacacacacacacacacacacgggaaaCGGCCCGTGCGGCTCCCAAATAAGCTGATGTGTCATGCCTTCTTTTCCGATATTTCTGCAAAAGCTCAGCAAGGAAGCTGTGGcacctctcttctttttcttcgtcTTCCTTTTCCCCCCCTGTCTCGGTGAGACACAGCTGTAGCCGTGACAGTCCATGTTCTTCTGTAAGAATTTGCAGCTCCTATGGTTGGAGACACTGCCAAATTGGGAGCCATGAGTCGCTGTTGTGTGGTTAAAGTGATCACCATGACAGAGATCCAACTTCTACAGGTAGGGGGAGCAACTCAGCTAACAGGCCAGGCAAATCGGGACAAGATCAGACATAgaaaagtgtatgtgtgtgcaactATGTGTGCGgttgtttgtgtttgcatgcaAGAGAAATTGTCTGTGCTTTATAAAAGGCATGCATTTACAACCAATAGCCACCGTGGAATGCAGATTTACTGATCGGTTTGCTATCCCAGTCTTATTTTCCCTCACATTTCACAATCTATGGTGTGTGGTTACAGCTATTTACTGGTTAGCAGGCTCAGCAAAAATACAGTAAGCAAGTCTGAGTAGGCTGTTTGTTCCACTTTCATCTTATCTCCATAGATTCAAGATGGAAAAAGATTAATCGAGCATTGCTACTCGCAATATGTTGTAAAAGACATTTAGCAGAAATGAATCCAAGCCTCCTACTAGGTTCTGTCCATAATTTGTACAGCTAGTTAATGTCACCATCACCCAGTGTTTCATAAGTTGTTGGATTTTTCTGAAGTGAAAGGAGAACTTGGGCAAGACTGAAACTGAGTTAGGCAAGAGTTTTCCTTTTTAGAGGGAACACCTGTGAGTTTGTCTGTTACAATGCAGTATGAGTGCAGCATTTTCAGTGGGACTAAAGAAATACACCTTTTAACTCCGAGGTAAATCACACCACTATTAAATGCAATCTTACAAATAGAGGCTGATGAAATAATGATTTGAAAGAATATATGAAACTGAAGATTTAGCAttgattgtgtatgtgtgtgtgtgtttgtaatctAAAATTGTTTTCATCTCATAGTGGAGAATTTGCgattttaattatatatataaaattgggATATAATTGGGAATGTATGTCCTGTAATGCAGGATGAATGGTTTTCTTTTGAGGGTTATAGAGTTGTTATTAGAGCGTTGCTGTAATATGCTTTATAGTTACAGTTATTGAATTGCGTGAATTAGATATTCTATATAACTGCTGGGGAAAACGTGTGATGCAACTTCACAGCAGAGCATAAGTAGAGTATCTGTTGGATTTGATCAACTTGCTGCATTGACGTGTGGTTTAAGATTCCTGCAAGTATGCACATTATGTTAGTGAAAGAGTCAGGAGAAGTTtgattgagaaagaaagaaataggcTGTGTGTGTTGAATGAGGGCATTGTCTCGTTCTGACATCTTTATTTTTGTGGTTTGAATGTCTCTAATGAAGATAAGGAAGTTAGGGAGGTCCAACTGATCTCAGTCAAGTTTATATCTTTTGACTGGACGCAGGAAGTACAAACGCAAACCGGACAAATATTATTTTCTGCTTGCATGCAAATGTTAAAACATGAAACATAACAGAGCAAACTCTGCAAAAATATCTGTGtagaaaagcaaaaaataaacacattgagTGATATCTTTGCTTTGATATCAGTGCATTCTTGTCTATAAACTCTGCGAAAGGTTTGCACGTCAGGAATAactgtgcaaatgtgtgtgaatggaaagTGATCCTGTGACCTCTTCTCTACCCGTAACCTGAAACACTGCCTCAATTGTTGTAGCAGGTGCCAGTAGCCATATTGAGAAAAAGTGTCTCAAACATCAGAATAGTCACTACGATCCCAAACTTGAGCCTTGATTGATTCGATTCTTATCTTATTCCTGTCCCATGTGTATGGCGGGCATTGATAATTTTCAGCATGTCCtcttcacacatacacaggccCACCATTGTCGAGGTTGGCCTCTGTGACTGAAGCACCATTACCTCTCAAATCCAATCAGATTCCCTTAAGTGGATAACAAGCATGTCTCCGGCATATACAGTAGTGAGAAAGCTGAAGTGAAACAAGGACAAAAACACTGTCACACAAAGCAGATGTGGTGTGTAGCAGTCCTGGCATCCCTCCTGCTATCCGTAGTGGAAAGAAATGTTGATTGGCTAACAACTGGCATCTTGTTTGGCCTGGAGAAGTCAGATAAGAGCTCTCAGTCAGTACTGACAAGTTGAGTATTGTGGCCAGCCTGTTCTTAGTTAGGTGGATGAGCGGTGAATAGGAAGCTAGTCTAGCTGACAAGGAGAATTTAATGCTGAGTTTCAGTACAATTCCAAAGCTGCCATGGCTAACAGTGCCTACGTTTTAGCAATGTTGTGCTAGTTGACATTTTAACCATAAAAACATTCATTGCTGCAAGAAGTCTGAAAAGTAGTAAGGGTACTTGCAAGCAAGCTACTCATTTAATCAATTCCAGCAAAAAACTCTTTTGAGAGAAGAAATGACTAATTCTtgctttaaaaattaaaagttgAAATCACAAGCAATAAACCGCTTGTTGTTCAAATGTATTTACTCAGGGGTTTTGTTGCTCCAGCCTTATTTGATCAGCTATGGCAAGTAGCTAATGGTGGATAATAGTAGAAAATTTCAGCATACATAAGGTAGATATAGCTGTATAATAGGCTATACATTACAAAGGGAGTTAGCTGTTCTTTAATTGTGCTAGTTGTGTTACTGTAGCTTAGCAATTTAGCTAAACACTAGGGTTAACTAGGGTAACTGTCAAGTAGCTGCACATGCCGCTGTATAGCAAAGCTACACAGTTTCGCTTTTTATGCTGCCATTATCTGTGATTTTACTTGATAAATGACACCTGTTGTTGGGGGTATGGTAGTGTAGTCTAAAAGTAACATTATTAGTATGGGAGCAGACATGgttaagagaagaaaaaaaaatgttttctttaataattacattatcttttaCCAATTAGTTACACATATTAGGTTATGTCATACTACATAGTCTATTAAATCTGCTAAAGTAAAACACCGGCATTGTTGCTTATCTGACTGGTCTTCTACTTCTAATTGATAAGCTGAGGTCAGTCATGGAGAAGAAGTATTCATGaagatataaaaaataaaaaagttcagACAAGTCCACAGAGTACGCTATGTTGACCAGTGAATAGAATCATTTTAAgaggaagtttaaaaaaaaaaagggtgaaagAGACAGATGAGCATCAACAACTGAAAGACTAACATAATAATACCCTTACAAACAATACAAGTATTATTAAGTTCACCTAAAAATACTCTACACGTCATGAACTAATAAATCAAGTTAGAACAGGGAGCTTCTTTGTGAGTTACAGACCAGTGCGTAAACTAGACGTTTTTAGGTGATGTTCCTTCTGAAAATAGCCTAGCATAGCTTTATTGCTTTAGGCAGTTATTGTTTTGGAAACTGATAATACtacattgaaaaaaatgactgaatgaaaaggcttgtttaaaatggcataaaaagttatttaaaacCCCCATTGGGGAACAAGGGTCAGTTGTGCTGCCACAACCCCTGGAGCAGGAAGGACAGGATATTAGGAGCtgaccactgattggtcagtCAGACAGAAAAGGGCGGTCTACATAAATTAGTGATAGACACTTAAGGCAGATATCCTGCAGTGATCAAACACTGGGTGATCTGACAATCCAGTGTTTGAAGTGATTATCATACTACGCAACATAAAGGCTAACCTCCAGCTTTGGGCCTAATTAGTTCACTTAGGGCCCTTTATAAGACTTTGGTAGGGGACTGGGAAGTACAGACACTTACTGGGAGTCAGCAGCTCAACAGGATAGCAGCAGCAGATCTGGATCCTTAAAGTTGACTTGCTGCTACGCCAAAACAAACCAACTTGAAGATTAGCTGCTTTTCTTAGAATGCCACACTTAACCGACTGCAGTTACTACACGATGCGGGACGCAACCAGAGCTTCAAATGTAAGAATATCGAAATTTAGAAAACTTCTTCgtaattgtttttgttgaaCATTGTgatcatattttcaaatgtaacaTATTTGTAAGGCTTGTATGACCGGTTTGGCAATCTTGACATCTGGctgtgtctatatgtatgtactgtactaCTGCAGATTAATAGAATAAGAAATATGTTTGTCAACAAACAGCTAAAAAAGTTCTGTTCTGGGGGTAAAAACATGGACCACATTTTTCAGTCAGAAACTGGTAGTGAATTTAAGACTATGGCAATACTTTCCTTGAGAAAGGGCCTTAAGAATGAGTTCTAATTTCTTATTAAGACGCTACACATTTCAAACATGACTTGCTTTAATGTGAGCGTTCTACAAAATAGAGTACTGCTGTAAGTCTGTAAATTTGCTCTGCATAAGTGACTAATAATGGGAAATACTGACTCACAACTATTTTTGGGATGAATTAGATCATCTTATCGAAAAGCCGACAGCTGCTGTGAACACCTCTTGTGAACCTGTTCTTAGTCAGCGCGGTTTCAGTGGGATGAGAAACAATGTGTTATGAACTAGTTTTCTATTTAGTCAACTAACTgaacttgtttgtttttgctgcaGGTACAAAGCCACCTGGAGAACTCCAAGTTCCACCTCCACCAGAACCAGAATCAACAGGTCAAGCAGTACCTGACGCTGGGCTCAAAGCTGGCCTCTTCGGCCGGGCAAGGCCACGCCGTTCCGCATCCACACGCCACTGGCCAGCCGCTGGCCACCGTGCCGATCATGAGGAATGGACACATGCCCTCAGTCAGTGACAGCAGCAACCCCAACAGCCCCGTTACCCTCCTCACAATGGCCAATCACGACAGCGAGGTGAGTGGGTTTATGGAAAAAGAAAGAGTCTGAATGTGAATTATGATGTTGCTGAATATATGGAACTGAAATTAAGAAAACTCGGAATCTGTCTAGCAGTGACTGGGAAATTGAAATCGCAACCAAAGACTGGGTAACATAACTGTGGGTCATAACTTTTGTATTTCGCAACATTCTTGATATGTTTTCCTGTCAATACTCTTTTTCCTGTCAACatacttttttctgtttttttgtaataattCAGAGGGATGAATCATGGCTAACTCTTTGTTTGGACAGACAGTCAACCTGTAATAGAATTTACAAACATTAGTAACCTTCTAAATTGTATGTCTTGATTGGGTTTGGATCGCAGAAAGTAGTTCCAAGTAATCATCTAAACAAAGTAATGCCATTATtggtctccctctctctctatgaTGTGTTCATCAATAACTTCAGACATGCAGGCTCTGATGAGAGAACCCTTTCACAAGAAGGAAACTAGTTTGATAACAGATGTGTTTCTTGCCAACACTGCTAACTAACTCACGACAAGGCCGCTGGAGAACTTGTCTGTTATTGAATTAGTCTCGTGACGATCCCTCCCCTTCCTCGGGTCTATTTTGGTTtgaatgttaatttttttaaagatcagaCTTGGACAGCATTGCTATTCTGGTACAAACATCATTAGCCTGTCCAAAAGTACACTGAAATTactgttttcttttagtttccAATGGATGAAGTTATTGATGACCTAATTAGTCTTGAATCCGGTTTCAATGATGGAGGCTTGGATTGCATGGAGTCTAACATCATAATGCAAAACAATGTAAGTATCAATCACAATCACAACAACAGCTACATAGTAACACTGTTTCAAATGTGACAGACTATCAGCAGTTTGAAGGTCTTTTGTATTGATTTCTGCAACATATCCTGTGTTTGTAAACCTGCTCACATTATTGCAGTTATGTTTATGTCAAGTTAAATTCCTTAACTAATGACTTccactcttttttttaagttgaacGGGGACTTGAAAGTAAGGTTCCTCCACCCAAACATTTAGGCACAGGCTTGACTTGCTTGGGAAAAAGGGGACCTGTCTTGGTTTGGGGTCAGCTTAAGTCTGGAGATGAGTCAAAGTTCATTGGGGCTTAGCAACATTTCTCACATTACTCAAGAAGACCAACAATGCAGATTAGGTTAAAAGAGAGGATGTTTGTGGACAAATGTATatacttaataacaatatgacaATAGAAGTTATAGTAACTGATCCATTCTTGAGAAGACAACCAACTAGAAATAGCACCACAGACAAGTACTATCAGTAGGATTTATGGCCAAGAAGGAATTCAAAAAACTCTGGTCAAAAATGTGGGACAAGTGGAACATAGTGACACCTGAGTCAAATACAGGGAGAGTTTGTAGGATGggaacactgggaatgtagcctAACTCCTTAAATACAGAGAGCGTCAAATTGGTAGACAAAGAATCATACACACAGATAAAGTGACACGCAGCAAAACACAACAGATACTGTGATAGtgagggaatgagagggaggggaggaaaaGATAAGGCgtggggggagaggaggaggaatgggAGAGCCAGTGGGTTTCAAATTAGGACAGAAGCGCAACATGAGGAGCGAAGAGTGAGAGATTTTGTTGGAGAGAGTAACTGAGCCATTGGATTGGGCTAATGCATACACTCCCCATGGGCTTGTTCAGAAATGATACCATGCTTAAATGGATCAATTCATCCTAATTAGTCATACAGTACGATGCATCACATCGTTTTGCCGTGTCAACACATCCAGGAACGCAGACGGGAGAGGGACTGAAGTGATTACAATAGGAGTTGTGGGGGAATTGTTGCAATCTTTCATTTTGATAAGCGCTTTtgtcccctcctcctccttctcttttccCATCATGGtgagataacaaaaaaaaaaaaaaagaaaacgcacaTGCAAACTAAACCAACTGCAGATATCTGAAATGTCTGCAGTTTCTTCTGTATtgtctcttctcctcttttctTCCCTCTTGCCTTCCATTCCTTCCCATCTCTTGACTTGACATGCAGCCATATCACATTCACCAGTCTGGCAGTTAGATATGACACATATGTAGTGGATAGAATTGGCTGTGCGCATTGTGGAATGCATGGTGGCCTCTGTAGCATTTTcccataaatacataaatgtgaATTAGACACACATGTGTACACATGCACGCCACATCTCCCCAGTCCGTGAAAAGACATAATTATCGCAGAAATGATGCACGCTTTCCCAGACAAAAAGAGACCCGTAGGAAAACAGTTTTGCCTCTGTTCAAGCAGTTGACCTAGCTAGCCTTTTCATCTAATGGGATGCTATTTTCAACACAGAGCACATCTCTGTGTTAGGAGCCCTTTAAAGTGGAGGGGTTTGGAAAATGGTGGCATTAGCAGATTAAGGCACTATGTCTATTCAAACCAAATCTAAGATGGCTAAAGCCTGGGTTGAAGGGAAGGCTTTGATGGAGTAAGACTGGAGGATGACCATTTGTTGACCTGGCTTCAGCGAGGGTAACTTCTTGTTAAGTTGTTTTCACTCTTTGTGATACAAGATAAGCAGGGAACATGGCAGCAATTCATGAGCACAGCACTGGGTTTGCCCTGTCCTGCTGAGGGAGACACGCCAATACTACAACTCCCTGCTGGGAGGTCCAAAGCCAGAGGCCTGGGGGCAGACAACCTTCTCCAGAAGGCTGTGATCGCTATACTCGCctcttttatgtcatttttgtcAACGATAAACAAAGCCACACAGCAGCTAAAAACAactatttgtgttgtggcttttgctaAAGTGTGAAATGCAAATGTTTTGGCATGCTTCCCCCGGGACTGacaatttttctttctttttttttttctttctttctcccccctcctctcttttctctccttcctAGGTGTCCCTCAGTGGCAGCATGCTGGACCTCTATGGGGGTGAACAAGGTATGAACGCCCCTAATGGTGGAATGAGCCCCACATCTAACCCCACAAAGCTCACTGTAAAAAGGGAATACACAGGTATGCACTCATACCATAGCATTGATCAAACAACTAACTAGTTAATGAATAATTACATGCTCACATTGCTGTAAAAGGTTAAAATCAAACAAATGCTgctggaagaaaaaaaggcatttaagtgaattaaaataaaacaataagacATTTCTTCTAAATTGAAGCTCTTGGTGGGTGCTTGCAAAGAAGCGAGTGTACCtgcatttgttaaaaaaaaggcaacgTGCGTCAGGCAGGAGACAAACGTCTAAGCTGATTTGTTGTGGTGCTTGTCACTGGTTCCATTAATAGGCCGAAGAAACGTGTAGACTTTTCGTCACagtgcaaaaaacaaaaccaaacaaaaggGCCCTTTAAGACATTTCTTATGAATGTCATGCTTCAAGCAAAGAAGCCCAATTGATTTTGGAAAGAGAAAGGATGCCCGAAGAACCCTTCACTCTCAACGCGCAAATAAGTAAATTGCCTTCTGTTTCATTTGACTGTGGGCAGAGAGGACAATGGGCTGTTACACAGAGTTTAAATTGTCTTGATTGAATCAACAGAGACAAATTGGGAAATCCAATCTCAGGTCCCCAATTATGCAATTTGGAAGAATGTGAATACAAATATGGATGCACTggcatttctgtctctctcctggaCAGATTAGCAAATTTGCTAAACTGTCTTAATTACGGTAGTTTAAAAGTGATCCCTATTTTTCCATCCACAATGAGCTTAAGAAATGCCGGAGTGGATAAATTGGGCTCATtcattgttttgtgtgtgtgtgtgtgtgtgtgtgtgtgtgtgtgtgtgtgtgtgtgtgtgtgtgtgtgtaaggaggTCAAGTTTGTGTCTGTGGTGAGGGCTAATGCACGGAAACTCCACATTATGGCTGACCCCGCCACTGAACTCCCTCAAAACAACTGAATATGTGTCTCCATGACCTGACTGGACCCTTTTGTGGCGTTTTGTGTTGGTTGTCTTACGGTTTCTAAATTAGTGTGCGTTCCTAAtcaattttttccccctttgtgattttcttttttttttttgacagaacATGACACAAGAGTGATggccaaagagagacagaaaaaggacAACCATAATCTGAGTAAGTGTCTCCCACTGCCTTTCAACTACCTCACAGTTTATCATCTGAAAATGACTTATGGCTAGCCTTTGGCACGGCAGCTTGACAATGTCCTAATCATCGCTTGCTCTTTCTTCTTGTTCTGCTTGCTTAGTTGAAAGAAGGCGAAGATACAACATCAACTACAGAATTAAAGAGCTCGGGACGCTCATACCAAAGTCGAATGACCCGTAAGTTGcaaaatctaaatgtatttattgaaacAATGCCGCTGCTTTGCTTCACTTTATGTCACTAAAAACAACCAAGACCTTGTCTGGCAGGGAAGCATATTAAATTCTAAGCACAAAGACACTCTAAACGTTGTTCATTGAATTCAAATGAGTACTGGAGCACATTTCAGTCATATTTCAAGGGTGCACTTGAACTTCCATTGTAGTCTACGCTCTCCAAGAGCTGTACATCCTCTCCCTGGGTCCCGGCAGTTCAGCTCAAAGCATGAATGATGAGGAAAGGGTCAAATGCAAAGAAGCAGGCCACACCATTTGAATCAAAGTTTGAAGCACAATTGGAACATAGAGAT
This window encodes:
- the tfec gene encoding transcription factor EC isoform X3, whose amino-acid sequence is MVGDTAKLGAMSRCCVVKVITMTEIQLLQVQSHLENSKFHLHQNQNQQVKQYLTLGSKLASSAGQGHAVPHPHATGQPLATVPIMRNGHMPSVSDSSNPNSPVTLLTMANHDSEFPMDEVIDDLISLESGFNDGGLDCMESNIIMQNNVSLSGSMLDLYGGEQGMNAPNGGMSPTSNPTKLTVKREYTEHDTRVMAKERQKKDNHNLIERRRRYNINYRIKELGTLIPKSNDPDMRWNKGTILKASVEYIRWLQKEQQHARELESRQKKLEQANRRLLLRIQELEIQARAHGLPNMTSALGTVELSSHLLKQQQQQQQQQQQQQQQQQQQSPQAQQPPLYQEDPNSDYRIAGVPPSMPTAAGPQDHMPGADGCTTFSDPLSHFTDFFSATLKEEHRLDEILMDDPLSPFGTDPLLSASSPGAASKDSSRRSSFSSAEGDDL
- the tfec gene encoding transcription factor EC isoform X4, producing the protein MPHLTDCSYYTMRDATRASNVQSHLENSKFHLHQNQNQQVKQYLTLGSKLASSAGQGHAVPHPHATGQPLATVPIMRNGHMPSVSDSSNPNSPVTLLTMANHDSEFPMDEVIDDLISLESGFNDGGLDCMESNIIMQNNVSLSGSMLDLYGGEQGMNAPNGGMSPTSNPTKLTVKREYTEHDTRVMAKERQKKDNHNLIERRRRYNINYRIKELGTLIPKSNDPDMRWNKGTILKASVEYIRWLQKEQQHARELESRQKKLEQANRRLLLRIQELEIQARAHGLPNMTSALGTVELSSHLLKQQQQQQQQQQQQQQQQQQQSPQAQQPPLYQEDPNSDYRIAGVPPSMPTAAGPQDHMPGADGCTTFSDPLSHFTDFFSATLKEEHRLDEILMDDPLSPFGTDPLLSASSPGAASKDSSRRSSFSSAEGDDL